In one Thermaerobacter sp. PB12/4term genomic region, the following are encoded:
- a CDS encoding hydroxymethylglutaryl-CoA lyase, giving the protein MDWPAQVTVREVGPRDGLQAEVRTLSTEEKVRLIDALTEAGFGRIEVTSFVHPGAIPQLADAEAVMARIRRRPGVIYSALVPNRRGAERALACGVDEISLFVSASETHNRHNVRRSIAESLAGFVPVAELAAAAGVRLSGYVVTAFGCPYEGDVPEEQVERIVAAYRDLGAAAVYLGDTTGMANPAQVARLCRRLKQRFPDLELGLHFHNTRGAALANVVAGLQAGITVYDGAVGGLGGCPYAPGATGNVATEDLVHMLHEMGIATGVDLDRLLAAARLAQELMGRELPGFVLKAGRRSDLVRSVQARQAAREAEG; this is encoded by the coding sequence ATGGACTGGCCGGCGCAGGTGACCGTGCGGGAGGTGGGGCCCCGGGACGGCCTGCAGGCCGAGGTCCGGACCCTGTCCACGGAGGAAAAGGTCCGCCTGATCGATGCCCTGACGGAGGCCGGCTTCGGCCGCATCGAGGTGACGTCCTTCGTCCACCCGGGGGCCATCCCCCAGCTGGCCGACGCCGAGGCGGTGATGGCCCGCATCCGGCGCCGCCCAGGGGTGATCTACAGCGCCCTGGTGCCCAACCGGCGGGGTGCGGAGCGGGCCCTGGCCTGCGGCGTCGACGAGATCAGCCTGTTCGTCTCGGCCAGCGAGACCCACAACCGCCACAACGTCCGCCGGTCCATCGCCGAGTCCCTGGCCGGGTTCGTCCCGGTGGCGGAGCTGGCCGCCGCGGCGGGGGTGCGCCTCTCGGGCTATGTGGTGACGGCCTTCGGGTGCCCCTACGAGGGGGATGTGCCGGAAGAACAGGTGGAGCGTATCGTCGCGGCCTACCGGGATCTGGGTGCGGCCGCCGTATACCTGGGGGATACCACCGGCATGGCCAACCCGGCCCAGGTCGCAAGGCTTTGCCGCCGGTTGAAACAGCGCTTTCCCGATCTGGAGCTGGGGCTTCACTTCCACAACACCCGCGGCGCGGCGCTGGCCAATGTGGTGGCCGGGCTGCAGGCCGGCATCACCGTGTATGATGGGGCCGTTGGGGGCTTGGGAGGCTGCCCCTATGCGCCGGGGGCCACGGGCAACGTGGCCACCGAAGACCTGGTGCACATGCTGCACGAGATGGGGATCGCCACGGGGGTCGACCTGGACCGCCTGCTGGCGGCGGCCCGGCTGGCGCAGGAGCTCATGGGCCGGGAGCTGCCGGGATTTGTCCTCAAGGCCGGCAGGCGTAGCGATCTGGTGCGCTCGGTCCAGGCGCGCCAGGCGGCCCGGGAGGCGGAGGGGTAG